In the genome of Blastopirellula retiformator, the window CTCCCGAACAAGCGATCGCCAAGTTAGCCGAAGGGGCTAAGGCCGACTCGGTTGTTGAGCGGCAGCAGGCGCTCGCCGCTTTGGCCGAAGCCAAGTTGGATGGCGCCAGCGAGGCGATTGCCGATCGTTTGACGGCGCTGCTGGCCGGCGAAGTCCCGGTCGACTCGCAGCTGGACGTCATCTTGGCGGGCGAAGCGATGCGTGACGACAAAGCGGTCGGCGAACTGCTCGGCAAGTACGAAGCTTCGCTCGACCCCGACGATCCGCTGACGGTCTACCGTTCGGCCTTGGCTGGCGGCGATGTTGAAAAGGGACGCAAGATCTTCTTTGAGAAGACCGAAGTCTCCTGCGTCCGTTGCCACCGCGCTCAAGGAGTGGGCGGTCGCGTTGGTCCAGAACTCGACAAGATCGGCATCGAGCAAAAGCCGGAATATCTCTTGGAAGCGGTCGTGTTGCCCAACGCCAAGATCGCCAAAGGTTTTCAGTCGGTCATGGTGCTGACCTTCGATGGCCAAACGCTCTCGGGCGTGCTGAAAGAAGAAAACGACGACACGCTCAGCATCGTCAATGCCGAAGGAAACCTGCTAACGATTCCGCAGGATGACATCGATGCCCGTAAGGCGGCGAACTCGCCGATGCCGGAAGATATCTACAAGCATCTTTCGCGTCAGGAAATCCGCGACCTGGTCGCCTTCCTGTCGAGTCTGAAAGGCGCGGCCGGCGGCGGAGGACACGAGTAGTCTTTTCGCAGCTGACTTGATCGAAATGAAAGAGCGGACGTCCAATTGGGGCGCCCGTTTTTTTGTGGAATTGCCGGTTTGCTTGGTCTCGCAGGGCGAAAATCTGGAATGCATCGCTGCGTTGGCGTATCTTGGACGTATCTCCTGTCCCACCTTCCCGCCTACTTGAGAGCCTGCCGCCATGCCGATTCGCTCCCTATTCGCCTGCCTGGCCTTCACGCTGTTTTCCTTCGCCACCCTGTTGGCCGATGAACGTCCCAACGTGATTCTGGTGATGGCCGATGATCAAGGTTGGGGTGACGTCAGCTACAACGGGCACAAGGCGATCAAGACGCCGCAACTGGATCAGGCGGCGGCCGAAGCGGTTCGCTTTGATCGTTTTTATGCGGCGGCGCCCGTTTGTTCGCCAACCCGCTGCAGTGTGTTGACTGGCCGCAATCCCAATCGCTCGGCGGTTTACGCGTGGGGTTGGCCGATTCGCCCGCAAGAGATCACGTTGGCTGAACGTCTGAAAGCGGCTGGCTACACGACGGCTCATTTCGGCAAGTGGCACCTTGGCTCGGTGCGCAACGACAGCCCGGTCAATCCTGGTCAGAATGGCTTTGATCGTTGGGTCAGCGCACCCAACTTCTACGACAATGACCCAGTCCTCTGTGATCAGGGGAAGGCGGTGAAGTTTAAAGGAGAAAGCTCGGACGTTACCGGCGACTTGGCGATCGATTGGATTCGCGAGCAGGCGGAGAGCGACAAGCCGTTCTTCGCCGTCGTCTGGTTCGGTTCGCCTCACTCGCCGCATGTCGCCGCTGACGCCGATCGACAGCTTTACGAAGATTCGCCGAAGAAGTTTCAGGACTACTATGGCGAGATCACCGGGATCGATCGGGCCTATGGTAAGATCCGCAGCACGCTAAAAGAGCTCGGCATTCGCGACAACACGATCCTGTGGTACTGCAGCGACAATGGCGCCGACAAAGCGAAAGGTTCGGCCGGTCCGTTTCGCCAGAAGAAAGGTTCGATCTACGAAGGCGGCTTGTTGGTGCCGGGCATTCTCGAGTGGCCTGCTCGTTTTCCCCAACCGGAATCGACCGAAATGCGCGTCACCACCTGCGACATCTTCCCCACGGTGTTGGCCGCCGCGGGATTGTCGCCAGACGCCCAGCGACCGCTCGACGGCGTGAACTTGTTGCCGCTGTTGGCAGAAAAGTCCGACAAACGGCCGAGCCCGATCGCCTTTTGGCAAACGCCCAATCGCGGCGTGTCGACGCCGTCGGACCAATGGATGAAGAGCTTGATGGCCAAACAAGAGTCGGGCGGCGATTTGCCGGCCGACGAGGTAAGCGTGAACGCGGCCCAGTTGCCGTCGCCGCCGATCTCGACTGAAAGTTTCCCAGGGCATGCCGCGCTGACCGATGGCGATTGGAAGTTGCATCGCATCGAGAACGCCAAAGGCGCCGTGAAGTTCGAGCTGTACGATCTCGCGAACGATCCGTACGAGAAAGAGACCGTGTTGACGCAATATCCGGACGTCGCCGGCAAGCTGAAAAAGCTGCAGAACGATTGGCAAACTTCGGTCGTCAACAGTCTGAACGGCGCCGATTACAAATAGCCGCAGCAGGCCAACTGTCCAACCACTTTCGGCCGATTGGGGCGACCTGTCTAGCGAATCCCGTGGGGCAAGTCGCTCCTGCGCGAAAAATGATCATGGCGGGCGACGAGATCGCGACGCATGCTACGCTTCGCGATCCATTGAATTGTACGCGAAGAGGAGAGTAGCCATGATCGACATGCAAATGACCAACGAATGGCGCCACGTTTGCGATCGGCTTGAAGCCGCGGCCGATCGACATGCGGCCGCCGAGGTGCACGAGAGGTTCGCCGAGTTCCCGAAATTGCGCGAGCACTACGCGAAGTATGCCCCGCACGGGTTTGAGATCGTCGGCGTTAGCAGTACGTCGAAAGCAATGAAATCCCCTGGATTGTGTTGCACGAACAGGGAGAGAAAGAAACGTTGGGCTGGAATCTGCCGATCGCTAAGGAATATGGCATCAACTCCATTCCCTGCCTGATTTTTGTCGGCGCCGACGGCAACGTGATCACCAGCTTGAGACGCTGTTTCCCGACGTCGACTAACACGTCGCTGGACGTGACAATTCGATCAGATGTCAACCGCGTGGAGGGCCGGACCTACTTCCACGCGGTTCTTTCTTTGCGCGTCCGTTATTGCGATGGCCGCCAGTAATAGGCCGGGGCGTCGAGGGCCGCGATGTCGAGATAGTCGCTGCCGGTGATCGGCTGGCCCTCAGCGTCGCCGCAGTCGCTGGGCGTTAGCGGACGCCAGTCGGGGCAGCGGTGATAGGACTCGAACGTCTGTTGGTCGAGCGGGTAACGCTGCAGCGCGGCTTGCTGCCACTGCCAGAGCGACCCTTCGTTCGAGCCATGTTGCAAGTGGGGAAAACGGAGCTGGACCGCGTCGTCATCCCAGCCGCATGCCGGGCAGGTCTCGTAGCTGCCGGCCGGCTCGTCAAACACTTCAAATCCACAGACAGGGCAGGGGTACGGCATGGTGGTCGTATTTTCCAGGCTCTGATCGTTATCGGCGATAGAGGGAAGCGGGTTTTGGGGAGTTTGTTCCGGTCGGAGGGAAATGCTACAAACAGAAGGCCTTTCTGCTTTGTCGTTTTCCCCCCTAGCGTTTCCCATATTAATTTCTATGTCTGAAGATAACGGCAGAACCGGATCTGTAAAACTGGTCGCCGTTGTGCTTGTTCAGCTGCTGATCGGCGCTGGGATTAGTCTGATCGGCATCCTGCAGATCAAGACGAATATCGAGGACGTCATGCAATGGCTTCCCGATCATTCCGAGGAGCGGGATCTGTACGAGGAACTGGTGGCGCAGTTTGGCGTCGACGACTTTCTGGTGGCGACGTGGGATGGCTGTACGGTCGAGGATCCTCGGCTGACGCTGGTTCAGCGACGTCTGCAGCAGGAGGACGATCTGGGGCTGATCGCCCGCACCGTCTCTGGCGGCGACCTGATCGAAGACGCGGCGGCCTACGAAGATGCCGACGCAATTCGAGAGCGGTTTCAGGCCTTCTTTTTTGGTGAACAGGATCAGACCTGCATCGCGATTATCCTGACCAAAAAAGGAATGACCAGCCGGTTGAAATCGGTCGAGTTTGTGAACGAAACGGTCCGTGCTGGGGTCGGACCCGACGCGACCGACGTGTTGGTCGTCGGGTATCCGGCGATTTCGGCGGAGGGAGATCGTCTGATTCGCAAGAATCTGGTCGAGGCGCTGCTTCCATGTTGTTTACTGGCGACGGTGGCGGCCTGGTTCTTCTTACGCGACTTGCGGCTGGTGACGGTAATCTTTCTAACTAGCGGCATTGCGGCCGGCAACAGTATCGCCTTTGTTACCTTGACCGGTCACATGTGGGGCGGGCTGACGTCGGCGATCCCGGCGCTCACCTTTATCCTGACGGTGTCGGGGACGCTGCATCTGGTCAATTATGCCCGCGGCGCCGATCAAGAGCAGATCGCCACAACGGCGCTACGGCTCGGCTGGAAGCCATGTCTCTTTTCGGCGCTGACGACCGCAGTCAGCATGTTGTCGCTCAGTCATAGCGAATACCAGGCGATTCGCGAGTTTGGGTTCTTCTGCGCTGTCGGCGTCGTGACCTCCGTCTTCTGGCAGTTGGCGTTCGCTCCCTGGGCATTGCAACTGATCGCGGACGCAATCGCGATTCCGCGCGCCGGAATGTCGTTGGTGCATATGCACGATTGGACCGCTTCGCACCCGCGGATTGTGTTCGGCGCGTTTATGGCGACATTGGCCGTTACCGCCGGCGGCTTGCTGCGGTTGCAAAGTGGGCTGAAAGTCGAAGAGATGTTTGGGACCCACAATACGGTGATTCAAGAGGTCGCCCAGTTCGAGGAAAAGATCGGTCCGATTGACCAGACCGAACTCCTGATCGTGTTTGCCGATCCCAAGCCTGCGGAGTTTGCCGAGCGGGCCGCGGCGATGCGCCGCTTGCAGATGGTGCTGGAACGCCTGCCGGAAGTCGACGCCACGCTGTCGGCTGCCGCCTGGCTTCCTCCAGAGCCCCAGCGTCGCGGGTTCGCCGGCGTCAGCGCCCGCGTCGTCTATCGTCGCCGCCTGGCCGAAATGCGTCAGCCACTGGTCGAAACGTCCTACTTGTCGCTGGGGACAACCGAGGCCGAAGCGGAGAGCGAAACGTGGCGAGTCAGCATTCGTTTTCCGCTTGGCGACAATGTCGACTTCTTCGCGCTGCGTGATGTCGTTGGTCAAGTGGCGCAGGCGGAGCTGGCCGATAGCTTCTCGCCAGGGGAGTTCCAGATTCGACAAACTGGCGTTGGCCTGCTGTATCATGTCGCCCAAAGCAAGCTGATGGCCGATCTGTTCTACAACTACCTCTTGGCGTTCGCGGTGATCTGTCCGCTGATGATCCTCGTGCTGCGATCGCTGACCCTGGGCGTGTTGTCGATGATCCCGAACTGCTTTCCTGCAATTTGCTTGTATGGCGCGATTGGCCTGTATGGTCAGCCGATCGACATCGGCATTGCGATCGCGGGTTGCATCGCCCTGGGAATTGCGGTGGACGACACAACTCACTTCATGCTGCGGACGGAAGAGATATCCTCTCGCGGCGGAAAGACAGGCAAGATCAAATACAGCGCAATCCGCACCGCCTATTCGCAATGCTCGCGCGCGATGTTGGCCACCACCTTGATCGCGGCGGTTGGGCTGGCGGCATTCTTGAACCAGACGCTGCTGGTGATGGCCCGGTTTTCGTTGGTGTTGATTCTCTCGCTGGCGATCGCGCTGGTCTGCGACTTGCTGCTGCTGCCGGCGCTGCTCTACACGTTTCCGGTCACCGATCGAGATTCGCCTGGCGACCAGGGCCAGGCGAGTTTTCCTGCGACGTCCGACGGCGACTAGCGCGTCGGACGCACCGCTTCGTCGGCCGCCAGCTTGCGATCGCAATACTTCGGGCGACCATTTTGACAAGCGCCGTTCGCCGGCGCCTTCCTACCGGCCTCCTTTTGCTCGCGGGCGATCGCCAGCGACTGGAAGACGCTCAACGCGGCGTCGACGTCATCTTCCGTCAGCGACGCGGTCACCGTGGCGCGGATCCGCGGTTTGTCCATCGGCACCGCCGGATAGAAGACCGGAACGACGAACAGGCCGTTGTCGCGGCAATATCCGGTCGCTTCCAGCGTTTCCTGTTCGGTCGGGAAGATGATCGGCACGACCGCCGATTCCGTCGCCGGGACTTCGTAGCCTAGCTCGCGGAGGCCGTTGACGAACTGATCGCGCAGCTTCCGCAAGTGCCCCGCCAGGTCCGGTTCTTTCCGGATGATCTCGAAGCACTTCCGCGCGGCGCCAACCTGGGCGGCCGGCAGCGAGGCCGAGAAGATGAAGCCGCGGGCGTTGCACTTCAGGTAGTCGATGATCTCTTGTCGGGCGGCGATGAAACCGCCGCAACTGGCGATCGACTTCGAGAGCGTGCCCATCTTGATGTCGATGGCGTCGTCAGGCAGGTCGAAGTGTTCCTGGATGCCGCGGCCGGTCTCGCCAATCACGCCAAGACTGTGGGCTTCGTCCACCATCAGCATGGCGCCGAACTTGCGGCATAGTTGCACGATCTCCGGCAGGGGAGCAATATCCCCTTCCATCGAATAGACGGCGTCGACGACGACCAGGATCCGTTTGCCGGTGTGCCGCTTCAGCTGCGCTTCGAGCGCCTGCAAGTCATTGTGGGGGAACAGCTCGAAGGTGGCCGCCGAGAACTGACAGCCGTCAACGATGCTGGCGTGATTCAATTCGTCGCCCAGCACGACGTCTCCCTTGCCGACCAGTGCGGCGATGGTCGCCAGGTTGGTCATGAAGCCGCTGCTGTAGACGATCGCGTCGTCGGAATGGAAGAAGTCGGCGATTTCCTTTTCCAGCTCGCGGTGAGCGTCGAAGGTGCCGGCCAACAACCGCACGCCATGGGCGCCGGTGCCGTACGATTGAATCGCTTCTTCGGCCGCCTGATTGATCTCGGGGCGATTGATCAAACCCAGGTAGCTATACGACGCCATCATCAGCATCTTGCGATCGCCGACATGAACGTAGCTACCCTGCTGATGAGCGATCGGCGTGCCGAAGTAGTCGTGGCCGGCGTCACGAAAATGCTGAATCCGCTTGATCTTCTCTTTGTAAAAGTCGAGGTAGTCTTCCTGCGACAGCGGACCGCATTTATCGCATGCCTTCGAAACGCCCGGGACGCGACGGCTAAGGAACTGGCTCAGCTCATCAATGGTGTGATGATCGTAAAGCGTGTCGGCTTCGATCGCGCAGCCTAGTTTTTTCTCGAGTCGCGTACCAATATCGGCCGCGGCCAGCGAGTCGATCCCCAGCGAGGTGAACGTCGTGTGTCCGTCCAGCGGCGGCAGACGTTGTTCCTCATCGACCGACCATTCCTTCAGCGTCTCGCAGATCAGGGAGGTCAGTTCCTCGGAGCCTGACAACGAAGTTTCGACCGTTTCCGGCGTTCGCACTTCGGACTCGAAGAGGATCTCGAATTGACCTCCTTCAAACAAGCGTTTCGTCAATTGACGCTGAACCTTACCGCTGGAGGTAGTCGGGAACGTCGTCGGGCGTACGAAGACGAGATCGGTCAGCGATACTTCAAATTGATTCAGGATGTCGCTGCGGAGACCATCGATCTGATGATTCAATTCGACCAGTTCGCCATTGGGGCCATGCGGAGAGTTCGACCAGCGAACCATCTCACGCGATCCGGCCGCGACGACCAGCAGTTTTTCTTCGCCGGCGGATTCGACCGAAAACGCGGCGCAGCAATTGGGCTGAATGGCGTCGAAGCGTCGTTCGACCAACTCTTCAATATCCTGCGGATAGATGTTGCGACCGCGAATGATGATCAAGTCTTTCAAGCGGCCAGTGACGTACAGCGTTTCGTTGCGAATAAAGCCGTAGTCGCCGGTTCGCAGCCAGTTGCGATCATCGCCGGCCAGCTTGGCTTGAAAACCATGGAGCGACGCTTCGGCGCGTTGCCAATAGCCGCTGGCGACGCTATCGCCATGCGCCCAGATCTCGCCTACTTCATTCTCGCCGCATGCGACCGAAGTTTCCGGATTGACGATCCGGACTTCTAAATCGGGACCAATCTGGCCACAGCTAACCAGCGGACGACCTGCCGGCGTTTCGATAATGCGGTGCTGTTCCAACTGCGCGAGATCGACCGTGACGACCTCGGTCTTGCTCAAAGGAGGACCGCCTGAGACCAGCAGCGTCGTCTCCGCCATGCCGTAGCAAGGGAAGAACGCGTCGGGATGAAAGCCGCACTCGGCGAATTCGCGGGTGAAACGTTCCAGCGTTTCGGCACGCACCGGTTCCGAACCATTGAACGCGACGTTTAGCGATGAGAGATCAAGCGTTCGCTTTTCCTCCAAAGTGATGCGTTTTGCGCACAGCTCGTAGGCGAAGTTGGGGGCGCCGGTCACGGTCGCCTTGTACTTTGAGACGGTCTCGAGCCATTTCATCGGATCGCGGAGGAACGTATTGGGCGCCATCAAGATCGATGGTGCGCCGACGAACAACGGACCGAGGATGCCGCCGATCAGTCCCATGTCATGGAACATTGGCAGCCATGAGACCATCACCGTCTCGAGCGAAAACTGGAAGTATTTCTGAATCAGCAGTTCGTTGGCGACGATGTTGCCATGCGTCACCATCACTCCTTTCGGACTCGCCGTCGAGCCTGACGTGTATTGCAGGAACGCCAATTGGTCGGGGCGTAGTTCCGGCAGTTCGACGTTGTCGCCATCGGGCAACTGGTCGGTGACGACAAGGGAAGCGCCCGGGACCGATTTAGCGATCACCCCTTCGACGTTCTGCCGGGTCTCCGTCGAGCAGAGGAGCAGCTTGGGCGTGCAGTCTTGCGCAATCGTCAAAATCCGATCGGCGTTCCGGTTCCTTTTGGGGGGGTACGCCGGGACGGCGACGATGCCCGCGTACAGGCATCCTAGGAAGGCTTCGATAAAGGTGATGCCGGCCTGGTACATCAGCAATGCGCGATCGCCTGGTCGGGCGACCGTCAGCAGGCGCCGTGCGATCTGTTGAGCGCTCGCGTCAAGCTCGCGAAAGCTGATCGAAATCGTCTCTTCGTCCGACTTCAGAAATGTGAATGCGGTCTTATCTCCATGCGAATCGACGTGTTTGCGGAGCGCTTCGAGGAGGGTAGCGGGTTTCTTCATCGGTTACCTTCAATGGTAGCGGCACGAAGATGCGGGGAATCAACTGGATGGATGCCGATATACCTAGAAGTCAAATTACCCAAGATATCTACAGTCCCTATTACAACCACAATACCCAATGCCAGCGAGTTAGCAATCCTCTACAACCCGGAATTGGTGGGGGTAACCGTTGTTGACATGCAATTAGTGCGCAGAGTGGGAGGGGATTGAGGCCGCGCAACGCATCGCAGTAAAGCAGCAAACCGTTACCGATTTTGCACGAAAAATCGCTCAGTCTGCCGCCTGTTGCGTCTCCGGTTTCGCAGGCCGAGGGGAATGCGGTATCGCGTACTTTGTCGGGTAGAACCCACCCTTATTGCGAGCCAGTGGGACCAGGAAGGCGATTCTAGCGCGACTTAGCGGGAGGATTCATGCGGCGAATTTCAATTCCACCGATGTCGATTTTACCGCCCTTATTTTTTCATCCAATAGCTTTGCAGAGGGGATTTTGGAAGTCTCTGATATCGCGAGCCAGCTGCCGCGTCACAGCAAGTTTTTATGGTTTTTCCTAAAACCCACTTGCGAAGTTGCTGGCTTGAAGTTTGCAAGCTAATGTTTTGTTGTGGGGGCAAGCGAAGTGCGGTTGGTGGGCAGGCACATCAACTCGCATCTCAGAAAAAAAGCGCAGTAGAGAGCGTCGTGCGATGGGACTGGCAAAGCGAAGTATCGTGCATGTGGACGATTCGAGAGTGATCCTCGAAAAGGTGCGTGACCTTCTCTCGGAGCTCGATTTTGAGGTCGCCTCGGTCGACGATCCAACCCGCGTCCCGGAAGTTCTCGAAGAAACCGGCTGCCGAATTCTCGTTTCCGATCTCGAAATGCCGCAGATGACCGGCCTCGATCTGTTGAAGAAGATCAAAGGAGACGATGGCGGAATCAGCGTGATCATGCTGACCGGGGCCATCGGGCCCACGGCTATCGCGCACTCTAGGCAATTTAGCCTAGCGCGGCAAGCGAATCTTTGCGACAATCGTTCTCCATCTGAACACTTCTCAGCGGGAGATCGGCGTGGCGAAGAGCGGCAGGAAAAAGCGGATCACGAAGCGGGTTGTCGCCGAGGCGGAACTGCGCGAGTTGGCGAAATATTTTACGTCGCTCGACGACGCCCGGTCGCATGTGAATCGGCGGCATAAGTTGACGAACGTCATTTTGATTTCGATGTGCGCTGTGATCGCCGGCGCGAATGGACCGACGGAGATCGAATGGTGGGCAGAGGCGAACGAAGACTGGCTCGCCGAGCACCTCGGCGAAGACTGCGGCGTTCCGTCGCACGACACGATCGGGCGCGTGCTGCAATCGCTGAAGCCGGACGCGTTTCAAGAATGTTTTGAAGCGTGGTTAGCGTCGTTGCGAGTCGCAGTCAACGACGCGGACGACGCCCCTCGCGAGCACCTGGCGATCGACGGTAAGACGCTGCGGCGTTCGCACGCCGGCAAGAGAATCTGGGGCCGCTGCATGTCGTCAGCGCCTGGGCGACCGAGCGTGGACTAGCGATCGGCCAACAAGCGACCGACGAGAAGAGCAACGAAATCACGGCGATTCCCGAGCTTTTGCGCCGTATCGAAGTGCGTCGCGCGATCGTCAGCATCGATGCGATGGGCTGCCAAAAAGAGATCGCCCGCCAGCTGATTAACAATGAAGCGGACTTCGTCTTCAGCCTCAAGGGAAATCATCAACGGATTCACGCGGCGATCAAAAGTTACTTCGAAGAGCACTTCGCCGACGACTTCGCGCGGATCAACGTGCGGAAGTTTGAAGAGCAGGAAGAAAGTCACGGGCGACAAGATCATCGCACCTATTATCAGTTCGCGGTTCCCAAGGATCTGCCTGGCTCGGGCGGTTGGGTCGGCCTGCGAACGATCGGCGTCGCAATTCGCATGACGATGGAAAAGGGAGTCGAAACGTTCGACGTGCGATACTTTCTGACAAGCCTGCGAATGGGGGTGCAGCAACTGGCTCGCGTGATCCGGAAACACTGGGCGATCGAGTCGATGCACTGGTCGCTCGACATGACGTTCCGCGAAGACGAGTCGCGTCTAAGA includes:
- a CDS encoding aminotransferase class I/II-fold pyridoxal phosphate-dependent enzyme, whose product is MKKPATLLEALRKHVDSHGDKTAFTFLKSDEETISISFRELDASAQQIARRLLTVARPGDRALLMYQAGITFIEAFLGCLYAGIVAVPAYPPKRNRNADRILTIAQDCTPKLLLCSTETRQNVEGVIAKSVPGASLVVTDQLPDGDNVELPELRPDQLAFLQYTSGSTASPKGVMVTHGNIVANELLIQKYFQFSLETVMVSWLPMFHDMGLIGGILGPLFVGAPSILMAPNTFLRDPMKWLETVSKYKATVTGAPNFAYELCAKRITLEEKRTLDLSSLNVAFNGSEPVRAETLERFTREFAECGFHPDAFFPCYGMAETTLLVSGGPPLSKTEVVTVDLAQLEQHRIIETPAGRPLVSCGQIGPDLEVRIVNPETSVACGENEVGEIWAHGDSVASGYWQRAEASLHGFQAKLAGDDRNWLRTGDYGFIRNETLYVTGRLKDLIIIRGRNIYPQDIEELVERRFDAIQPNCCAAFSVESAGEEKLLVVAAGSREMVRWSNSPHGPNGELVELNHQIDGLRSDILNQFEVSLTDLVFVRPTTFPTTSSGKVQRQLTKRLFEGGQFEILFESEVRTPETVETSLSGSEELTSLICETLKEWSVDEEQRLPPLDGHTTFTSLGIDSLAAADIGTRLEKKLGCAIEADTLYDHHTIDELSQFLSRRVPGVSKACDKCGPLSQEDYLDFYKEKIKRIQHFRDAGHDYFGTPIAHQQGSYVHVGDRKMLMMASYSYLGLINRPEINQAAEEAIQSYGTGAHGVRLLAGTFDAHRELEKEIADFFHSDDAIVYSSGFMTNLATIAALVGKGDVVLGDELNHASIVDGCQFSAATFELFPHNDLQALEAQLKRHTGKRILVVVDAVYSMEGDIAPLPEIVQLCRKFGAMLMVDEAHSLGVIGETGRGIQEHFDLPDDAIDIKMGTLSKSIASCGGFIAARQEIIDYLKCNARGFIFSASLPAAQVGAARKCFEIIRKEPDLAGHLRKLRDQFVNGLRELGYEVPATESAVVPIIFPTEQETLEATGYCRDNGLFVVPVFYPAVPMDKPRIRATVTASLTEDDVDAALSVFQSLAIAREQKEAGRKAPANGACQNGRPKYCDRKLAADEAVRPTR
- a CDS encoding CPCC family cysteine-rich protein encodes the protein MPYPCPVCGFEVFDEPAGSYETCPACGWDDDAVQLRFPHLQHGSNEGSLWQWQQAALQRYPLDQQTFESYHRCPDWRPLTPSDCGDAEGQPITGSDYLDIAALDAPAYYWRPSQ
- a CDS encoding response regulator, which codes for MGLAKRSIVHVDDSRVILEKVRDLLSELDFEVASVDDPTRVPEVLEETGCRILVSDLEMPQMTGLDLLKKIKGDDGGISVIMLTGAIGPTAIAHSRQFSLARQANLCDNRSPSEHFSAGDRRGEERQEKADHEAGCRRGGTARVGEIFYVARRRPVACESAA
- a CDS encoding efflux RND transporter permease subunit, coding for MSEDNGRTGSVKLVAVVLVQLLIGAGISLIGILQIKTNIEDVMQWLPDHSEERDLYEELVAQFGVDDFLVATWDGCTVEDPRLTLVQRRLQQEDDLGLIARTVSGGDLIEDAAAYEDADAIRERFQAFFFGEQDQTCIAIILTKKGMTSRLKSVEFVNETVRAGVGPDATDVLVVGYPAISAEGDRLIRKNLVEALLPCCLLATVAAWFFLRDLRLVTVIFLTSGIAAGNSIAFVTLTGHMWGGLTSAIPALTFILTVSGTLHLVNYARGADQEQIATTALRLGWKPCLFSALTTAVSMLSLSHSEYQAIREFGFFCAVGVVTSVFWQLAFAPWALQLIADAIAIPRAGMSLVHMHDWTASHPRIVFGAFMATLAVTAGGLLRLQSGLKVEEMFGTHNTVIQEVAQFEEKIGPIDQTELLIVFADPKPAEFAERAAAMRRLQMVLERLPEVDATLSAAAWLPPEPQRRGFAGVSARVVYRRRLAEMRQPLVETSYLSLGTTEAEAESETWRVSIRFPLGDNVDFFALRDVVGQVAQAELADSFSPGEFQIRQTGVGLLYHVAQSKLMADLFYNYLLAFAVICPLMILVLRSLTLGVLSMIPNCFPAICLYGAIGLYGQPIDIGIAIAGCIALGIAVDDTTHFMLRTEEISSRGGKTGKIKYSAIRTAYSQCSRAMLATTLIAAVGLAAFLNQTLLVMARFSLVLILSLAIALVCDLLLLPALLYTFPVTDRDSPGDQGQASFPATSDGD
- a CDS encoding sulfatase family protein, which produces MPIRSLFACLAFTLFSFATLLADERPNVILVMADDQGWGDVSYNGHKAIKTPQLDQAAAEAVRFDRFYAAAPVCSPTRCSVLTGRNPNRSAVYAWGWPIRPQEITLAERLKAAGYTTAHFGKWHLGSVRNDSPVNPGQNGFDRWVSAPNFYDNDPVLCDQGKAVKFKGESSDVTGDLAIDWIREQAESDKPFFAVVWFGSPHSPHVAADADRQLYEDSPKKFQDYYGEITGIDRAYGKIRSTLKELGIRDNTILWYCSDNGADKAKGSAGPFRQKKGSIYEGGLLVPGILEWPARFPQPESTEMRVTTCDIFPTVLAAAGLSPDAQRPLDGVNLLPLLAEKSDKRPSPIAFWQTPNRGVSTPSDQWMKSLMAKQESGGDLPADEVSVNAAQLPSPPISTESFPGHAALTDGDWKLHRIENAKGAVKFELYDLANDPYEKETVLTQYPDVAGKLKKLQNDWQTSVVNSLNGADYK